In one Brevibacillus choshinensis genomic region, the following are encoded:
- a CDS encoding DMT family transporter, with translation MKKQSQLGVVMAQFISIVIWASAFPGIRVGLEAYSPDQLSLLRFLIGSVLLVIFAIFFRIRMPEPKDIPALLLLGGLGFTVYHVALNYGEQTISAGVASLFVSTTPLFASILALLFFRERFGLRGWLGSMLGFIGVTISSLGTGEPFQWNGGIFLILLASFSESLYFAFQRNYVEKYGFLAFTAYTIWGGTLFMLYSLPGLGEAIIQAPTEVTLSVLYLGIFPTVIAYLALAYVTSRVGASEATSSLYLTPALAFGIAWIWLGEVPTLLSIVGGIVTLGGVLLATIRVGLQNRKEREDRPLADQSSL, from the coding sequence ATGAAGAAACAGTCTCAGCTTGGCGTAGTCATGGCTCAATTCATCTCCATCGTTATATGGGCTTCGGCATTTCCCGGGATCCGGGTGGGCCTGGAAGCGTATTCGCCCGATCAGCTCTCTTTGCTGCGTTTTCTCATCGGATCTGTGCTTCTTGTTATTTTTGCTATCTTCTTTCGTATCCGCATGCCTGAACCAAAGGATATTCCTGCCTTGTTGCTATTAGGCGGGTTAGGCTTTACTGTGTACCACGTTGCGCTGAACTACGGGGAGCAGACGATTAGCGCAGGAGTTGCCAGTCTTTTTGTATCGACCACACCCCTCTTTGCTTCGATACTCGCTCTGCTGTTTTTTCGCGAACGGTTCGGGCTTCGCGGCTGGCTAGGCTCTATGCTCGGATTTATTGGAGTGACAATCAGCTCATTGGGAACCGGCGAACCTTTCCAATGGAATGGCGGAATATTCTTAATCCTCTTGGCTTCCTTTTCTGAGAGCCTCTACTTTGCCTTTCAGCGAAATTATGTAGAAAAATACGGTTTTCTCGCGTTTACCGCTTATACGATCTGGGGCGGAACCTTGTTCATGCTCTACTCCTTGCCTGGACTGGGAGAGGCCATCATCCAGGCACCGACAGAAGTCACCCTCAGTGTGCTCTACCTGGGTATTTTTCCTACGGTGATCGCTTATCTCGCGCTCGCGTACGTCACATCGAGAGTGGGTGCTTCAGAGGCAACCAGCTCCCTTTACCTGACGCCTGCGCTCGCATTTGGAATCGCGTGGATATGGCTCGGGGAAGTCCCCACTCTCCTGTCGATTGTCGGTGGCATCGTCACATTAGGCGGTGTTTTGCTCGCGACGATCCGAGTCGGCCTCCAAAATAGAAAGGAGAGGGAAGATCGGCCACTAGCTGACCAATCTTCCCTCTGA
- a CDS encoding peptide MFS transporter has translation MAESGQTHQGKVRHPPGLYLLFFTEMWERFSYYGMRALLTLYLTTALISGGLGFEKSTAMSIYGFFTGAVYFTPLAGGYLSDRYIGRRRAITIGGILMALGNFMLFAVTNTTGLYMGLALLIIGNGFFKPNISTLVGELYPNDEGRKDAAFTIFYMGINIGAFFAPLICGYLAEDLFKTTVDGVDHFGFRYGFLAAAIGMIIGQAIYNGIGNRYLGDIGKVTVRASSGNQGSGDVSQAPLTSKEKQRTAVIVIITCFVIFFWAGFEQAGSSLTLYADKFVDKHFFGWEVPTSWFQSLNPFFIVALAPVLSALWIKLASTKRGDLSIPVKMSCGMILLGLGYMVLIIAVLQTGSDENNIVAQSNIMFIIVTYLLHTLGELFLSPVGLSMVSKLAPLKLASLLMGVWLASTGVANILGGYLAAFTQSLGYFEVFGLIGLLAIVMGLILLMLSRKLERMME, from the coding sequence TTGGCGGAATCAGGGCAAACTCATCAAGGCAAGGTTCGGCATCCGCCAGGGCTGTACTTGCTGTTTTTCACAGAAATGTGGGAGCGCTTTAGCTATTACGGCATGCGAGCACTATTGACGCTGTATTTGACCACTGCGCTGATCAGTGGTGGGCTCGGTTTTGAGAAGAGCACAGCGATGAGCATCTATGGTTTCTTTACTGGTGCCGTTTATTTTACTCCTTTGGCAGGAGGCTATTTGTCTGATCGATACATAGGTAGAAGGCGCGCGATTACCATTGGCGGTATTTTAATGGCCTTGGGTAATTTCATGCTGTTTGCAGTCACGAACACAACCGGGCTCTATATGGGATTGGCATTATTGATCATCGGGAACGGTTTTTTCAAGCCTAATATTTCAACTCTTGTAGGGGAGCTGTATCCAAACGACGAAGGCAGAAAAGATGCGGCGTTTACTATCTTTTACATGGGCATCAACATCGGGGCTTTTTTTGCCCCATTGATTTGTGGTTACTTGGCAGAGGATTTGTTCAAGACGACGGTGGATGGCGTCGATCATTTTGGTTTTCGCTATGGCTTTCTGGCTGCGGCGATCGGCATGATCATCGGACAAGCGATCTACAACGGCATCGGAAATCGCTACTTGGGTGACATCGGCAAGGTGACGGTCAGAGCTTCATCTGGCAATCAGGGCAGCGGAGACGTTTCTCAAGCACCATTAACCTCCAAAGAAAAGCAACGAACAGCGGTCATCGTCATCATTACTTGCTTCGTTATTTTTTTCTGGGCTGGTTTTGAACAGGCGGGGAGCTCGCTGACTTTGTACGCAGACAAGTTTGTGGACAAGCATTTCTTTGGGTGGGAAGTGCCTACCTCATGGTTCCAATCGCTTAATCCATTCTTTATCGTTGCACTTGCGCCTGTCCTGTCTGCATTATGGATCAAGCTGGCATCTACAAAGCGAGGGGACCTGAGTATTCCCGTGAAAATGTCATGCGGGATGATCTTGCTCGGCCTCGGCTATATGGTGTTGATCATAGCAGTGTTGCAAACGGGAAGTGACGAAAACAACATCGTCGCCCAGTCCAACATCATGTTCATCATCGTCACTTATTTACTCCACACGTTAGGGGAGCTTTTCCTCTCTCCAGTAGGGTTGTCAATGGTGAGCAAGCTGGCTCCGCTTAAATTGGCGTCCTTGCTGATGGGGGTTTGGCTGGCGAGTACGGGAGTGGCAAATATTCTCGGGGGTTATCTGGCTGCTTTTACGCAGTCACTGGGCTACTTCGAAGTATTTGGTCTCATCGGGCTCTTGGCGATTGTGATGGGGCTGATCCTGCTGATGCTGTCGAGAAAGCTGGAACGGATGATGGAATAG
- a CDS encoding glycoside hydrolase family 15 protein gives MTTAPLIEESIRMILQHQAESGAYIASPAFRPYQYAWLRDGTFTAYAMNRAGQHDSARRFYQWCDGVVQRYADKARNAIAAVQAGKRSGGNELFLHTRYTLDGAEVAGEWGSFQLDGYGTWLWGLSEHVRLSGDKGLVQELRPSILLTLDYLRTCWQLPNFDCWEEWGDRQHPATMAAIYGGIQAMVEHLPEREEELTQLGESIRQFVFTNGTADGQFIKSLGESAVDASLLWISLPFGLAKVEDPVMVKTVEAIERELLSGQGVHRYAADTYYGGGQWLLLSAWLGWYYVQTERRTEAHTILEWIASQRRPAGLPEQVQAHLLSPASYPPWVEREGQPAVPLLWSHAMYLVLAAELHLLEES, from the coding sequence ATGACAACTGCTCCCTTGATCGAGGAAAGCATCCGGATGATATTGCAGCATCAGGCAGAGAGCGGGGCCTACATCGCTTCACCTGCCTTTCGACCTTATCAATATGCATGGCTGCGCGATGGTACATTTACAGCGTATGCGATGAATCGTGCAGGGCAACATGACAGCGCGCGTCGTTTTTATCAATGGTGTGATGGCGTCGTGCAGCGATACGCGGACAAAGCTCGGAATGCCATTGCAGCTGTACAAGCGGGAAAAAGGAGCGGGGGCAATGAGCTGTTTTTGCACACACGTTATACGCTGGACGGTGCAGAAGTGGCAGGTGAATGGGGCAGCTTTCAACTCGATGGGTACGGTACCTGGCTGTGGGGGCTATCCGAGCATGTGCGACTCAGCGGGGACAAAGGGCTCGTCCAGGAACTTCGACCTTCCATCCTTTTGACACTGGATTACTTGCGAACATGCTGGCAACTTCCCAATTTCGATTGCTGGGAGGAATGGGGAGACCGTCAGCATCCAGCGACGATGGCCGCTATCTATGGCGGGATTCAGGCGATGGTAGAGCATCTACCAGAACGTGAGGAAGAGCTCACTCAATTAGGGGAGAGCATTCGCCAATTTGTCTTTACGAATGGAACGGCAGACGGCCAGTTCATCAAATCGCTAGGCGAATCAGCTGTGGACGCCAGTCTGCTGTGGATATCCTTGCCGTTCGGGTTGGCAAAAGTAGAGGATCCAGTCATGGTAAAAACCGTAGAAGCAATCGAACGTGAGCTTCTTTCTGGCCAGGGCGTTCACCGTTATGCGGCAGATACGTACTACGGCGGAGGGCAATGGCTATTGTTGTCGGCATGGCTCGGCTGGTACTACGTGCAAACAGAAAGACGGACTGAAGCACACACCATCCTCGAATGGATTGCGTCGCAGAGGCGACCTGCTGGTTTGCCAGAGCAAGTGCAAGCTCACCTTTTATCTCCAGCGTCCTATCCGCCATGGGTAGAGCGTGAAGGACAACCGGCTGTACCACTGCTCTGGTCTCATGCCATGTATCTCGTACTGGCAGCAGAGCTGCATCTGCTAGAGGAATCGTAA
- a CDS encoding inositol monophosphatase family protein — MQEPSLAELKELALQCARSAGELSLKRMKEPFTVEYKTSASDLVTAVDKEVEKHVIHMILERFPNHGILGEESTFKGDYHQCDTLWVIDPIDGTTNFVHQQINFSVSIAVYHKGEGLIGVVYDPSRDELFYAVKGEGAFLNERPLRLERVVTLEEALLCTSVFWNKRAEQMGIDQIVKKLAGKVRGMRLLGSAALEMSYVAAGRLDGYVSMSLNAWDFGAGRIIVEEAGGKVTTMMGTPLPFDQKSSVMACNPAFYEELQHYLNLTDSTEMGS, encoded by the coding sequence GTGCAAGAACCATCACTGGCGGAACTAAAAGAGCTGGCTCTGCAATGCGCCCGATCTGCGGGTGAACTGAGTCTCAAGAGAATGAAAGAGCCGTTTACTGTTGAATACAAAACTTCTGCCTCCGACCTTGTCACTGCTGTTGATAAAGAAGTGGAGAAGCATGTGATTCATATGATCCTCGAGCGCTTCCCTAATCATGGGATATTGGGAGAAGAAAGCACGTTTAAAGGGGATTACCATCAATGTGATACACTGTGGGTCATCGATCCGATTGATGGAACCACAAACTTTGTCCATCAGCAGATCAACTTTTCCGTGTCCATAGCAGTGTACCACAAGGGTGAAGGACTTATTGGAGTGGTGTACGACCCTTCCCGAGATGAGCTTTTCTACGCCGTGAAAGGCGAGGGAGCTTTTCTCAATGAACGTCCGTTGCGTCTGGAAAGGGTAGTGACCCTGGAGGAAGCTCTTCTGTGTACAAGCGTTTTTTGGAATAAACGCGCCGAACAAATGGGCATTGACCAGATCGTCAAAAAGCTGGCAGGAAAAGTGCGGGGAATGCGTTTGCTAGGAAGTGCAGCACTGGAAATGTCCTATGTCGCTGCAGGCAGATTGGATGGCTATGTGAGTATGTCCCTGAACGCTTGGGATTTTGGCGCTGGACGAATCATCGTCGAGGAAGCTGGCGGCAAAGTCACGACGATGATGGGGACTCCACTGCCGTTTGATCAAAAAAGCAGTGTGATGGCTTGCAATCCGGCATTTTACGAAGAACTGCAGCATTACCTGAATTTGACTGACAGTACAGAAATGGGATCGTAA
- a CDS encoding CstA-like transporter-associated (seleno)protein — protein MRRKWRTIRKSLRGVSSAIKTIFGMPDYDRYVQHWYATHAAPGIFPMTEREYYMYALRERYEKGGVTRCC, from the coding sequence ATGAGACGCAAGTGGAGAACGATCCGAAAGTCCCTACGCGGCGTGAGCTCCGCGATCAAGACCATCTTCGGGATGCCGGACTACGATCGTTATGTACAGCATTGGTATGCGACGCATGCAGCGCCAGGTATTTTTCCGATGACGGAACGGGAGTACTACATGTATGCACTCCGGGAACGTTACGAAAAAGGCGGCGTCACACGGTGCTGCTAG